From the genome of Ralstonia pickettii, one region includes:
- the lptM gene encoding LPS translocon maturation chaperone LptM produces the protein MIRTAAIVATVGLTLTVAGLSGCGIRGPLYMPKVPPAPTAPQTADPGIAGPNAVPQPPVPGAKAAADAASAVPANR, from the coding sequence ATGATACGAACCGCCGCCATTGTAGCCACTGTCGGCCTGACCCTGACGGTCGCAGGCCTATCCGGCTGCGGGATTCGCGGGCCGCTGTACATGCCCAAGGTGCCACCGGCACCCACCGCGCCGCAAACCGCCGACCCTGGCATCGCCGGCCCGAACGCCGTGCCGCAGCCGCCGGTGCCGGGCGCCAAAGCCGCCGCCGATGCCGCCAGCGCGGTACCCGCGAACCGCTGA
- the lysA gene encoding diaminopimelate decarboxylase: MSESLIRQEGALMIEGVALDAIAAQFGTPTYVYSRAALTANYRAYAAACEGRNAHVQYAMKANSNLAVLQVFAQLGAGFDIVSAGELKRVLAAGAPAAKVVFSGVGKSADEMRFALEVGVMCFNVESIPELHRLNDVAASMGKVAPVSLRINPDVDAKTHPYISTGLKGNKFGVAFDEVLPTYRAAAAMPNLRVVGIDCHIGSQITEVSPYLDALDKVLDVVTQLDAEGIRLSHIDVGGGLGITYTDETPPDITAFARTLLDRVEQRGFGDRTVLFEPGRSLVGNAGLLLTRVEYLKPGASKNFCIVDAAMNDLARPAMYEAYHHIVPVRESQSAPVVYDVVGPVCESGDWLGRDRSLAVQPGDVVAILSAGAYGFTMSSNYNTRNRAAEVIVDGDKVHLARERECFEDLIRGEHLFPA; encoded by the coding sequence ATGTCCGAGTCCCTGATCCGCCAGGAAGGCGCGCTGATGATCGAAGGCGTCGCGCTCGACGCGATTGCCGCGCAGTTCGGCACGCCCACCTACGTGTACTCGCGCGCCGCGCTCACCGCCAACTATCGGGCCTACGCCGCCGCATGCGAGGGCCGCAACGCGCATGTGCAGTACGCCATGAAAGCCAACTCGAACCTCGCTGTGCTGCAGGTGTTCGCACAGCTGGGCGCTGGCTTTGACATCGTGTCCGCGGGCGAACTCAAGCGTGTGCTGGCCGCCGGTGCGCCGGCCGCGAAGGTGGTGTTCTCGGGCGTGGGCAAGAGCGCGGACGAAATGCGATTCGCCCTGGAAGTCGGCGTGATGTGCTTCAACGTGGAGTCGATCCCCGAGCTGCACCGGCTGAATGACGTGGCCGCCTCGATGGGCAAGGTCGCGCCGGTGTCGTTGCGCATCAACCCGGACGTGGACGCCAAGACGCATCCGTATATCTCGACGGGCCTGAAGGGCAACAAGTTCGGCGTGGCGTTTGACGAAGTGCTGCCGACCTACCGCGCAGCCGCTGCGATGCCGAACCTGCGCGTGGTCGGCATCGATTGCCATATCGGCTCGCAGATCACCGAGGTATCGCCGTATCTGGATGCGCTGGACAAGGTGCTCGACGTGGTGACGCAGCTCGACGCCGAGGGCATCCGCCTGTCGCACATCGATGTGGGCGGCGGTCTGGGTATCACGTACACGGACGAGACGCCGCCGGACATCACCGCCTTCGCGCGCACGCTGCTGGACCGCGTCGAGCAGCGCGGTTTTGGCGATCGCACCGTGCTGTTCGAGCCGGGCCGCTCGTTGGTGGGCAACGCCGGCCTGCTGCTCACGCGCGTCGAATACCTCAAGCCTGGCGCCAGCAAGAACTTTTGCATCGTCGATGCGGCCATGAATGACCTCGCCCGCCCCGCGATGTACGAGGCGTATCACCACATCGTGCCGGTGCGCGAAAGCCAAAGCGCGCCGGTCGTCTACGATGTGGTGGGCCCCGTGTGCGAATCCGGCGACTGGCTCGGCCGCGACCGTTCGCTGGCCGTGCAGCCAGGCGATGTGGTGGCGATCCTGTCGGCCGGCGCGTACGGCTTCACGATGAGTTCGAACTACAACACGCGCAATCGCGCGGCCGAGGTCATCGTCGATGGCGACAAAGTCCACTTGGCACGCGAGCGCGAGTGCTTTGAAGACCTGATCCGCGGCGAGCATCTTTTCCCGGCGTAA
- the msrQ gene encoding protein-methionine-sulfoxide reductase heme-binding subunit MsrQ: protein MTLLPPMLPPKQLRVVKAFVWIVALVPFLRIVFLGATDQFGANPLEFVTRSTGTWTLVLLCCTLAITPLRRITGMNWLIRLRRMLGLYTFFYGTIHFLIWLLVDRGLDPASMLKDIVKRPFITVGFAAFVLMIPLAATSTNAMVRRLGGKRWQWLHRLVYVTGVLAILHYWWHKAGKHDFAEVSIYAAVMAVLLGLRVWWAWRSQRSAITGAAMPARD from the coding sequence ATGACACTCCTACCGCCGATGTTGCCGCCCAAGCAGTTGCGTGTGGTGAAGGCGTTCGTATGGATTGTGGCGCTGGTGCCGTTCCTGCGCATCGTCTTCCTGGGCGCGACAGACCAGTTCGGGGCCAACCCGCTGGAGTTCGTCACGCGCTCGACCGGCACGTGGACGCTGGTGCTGCTGTGCTGCACGCTGGCCATCACGCCCCTGCGCCGCATCACGGGCATGAACTGGCTGATACGGCTTCGTCGTATGCTCGGGCTGTACACGTTCTTCTACGGCACGATCCACTTCCTGATCTGGTTGCTGGTGGATCGCGGGCTCGATCCGGCATCGATGCTCAAGGACATCGTCAAGCGGCCCTTCATCACCGTCGGCTTTGCGGCGTTCGTGCTGATGATCCCGCTGGCCGCCACGTCGACCAACGCGATGGTGCGCAGGCTCGGCGGCAAGCGCTGGCAGTGGCTGCACCGGCTTGTCTACGTGACCGGCGTGCTGGCCATCCTGCATTACTGGTGGCACAAGGCCGGCAAGCATGACTTTGCCGAGGTGTCGATCTACGCCGCAGTGATGGCGGTGCTGCTGGGGCTGCGGGTCTGGTGGGCGTGGCGCTCGCAGCGCAGTGCGATCACCGGAGCTGCGATGCCAGCCCGCGATTGA